A genome region from Frankineae bacterium MT45 includes the following:
- a CDS encoding Superfamily II DNA and RNA helicase, giving the protein MTTEDLSSAPSVEDVEAAPIEAEVTPLAARADVSPKSPAFSDFPIRPEIVSALADVGITHTFAIQELTLPIALAGNDLIGQARTGTGKTLGFGVPLLNRLQLGDAKPISGAAPQAIVIAPTRELAVQVSGDLAAAGKTLGARVLSIYGGRAYEPQIDALRKGVDVVVGTPGRLLDLIKQGHLVLSSIQTLVLDEADEMLDLGFLPDIEKIMATIPARRQTLLFSATMPGPIVALARQFLQQPIQIRAEEGNGTPQTEHIDQFAYRAHSMDKIELLSRILQARGRGLTMIFTRTKRTAAKVAEGLIERGFAAAAVHGDLGQGAREQALRAFRSGKVDVLVATDVAARGLDVDDVTHVINYQAPEDEMTYVHRIGRTARAGKSGTAVTLVDWDDVPRWKLICDKLALPFHEPVETYSTSEHLFIELDIPREVRGTLPRAERTRAGLGAEEVEDLGGREPRAPKGGDGGRRGGPARRTRNQRSGGEGVRGRSEASAGTDAGSAPTEGRSARGEGGSPRPARQRNRRRTRAGSPDALRGTAESTPSEQPKS; this is encoded by the coding sequence ATGACAACAGAAGATCTTTCGAGCGCACCCTCCGTCGAAGACGTCGAGGCTGCCCCCATCGAAGCCGAAGTTACGCCGCTGGCCGCCCGGGCCGACGTGAGCCCGAAGAGCCCGGCGTTCTCCGACTTCCCGATCCGTCCCGAGATCGTGAGCGCGCTGGCCGACGTCGGCATCACGCACACCTTCGCCATCCAGGAATTGACGCTGCCCATCGCGCTGGCCGGCAATGACCTGATCGGTCAGGCGCGCACCGGCACCGGCAAGACGCTTGGGTTCGGTGTGCCGCTGCTCAACCGCCTGCAGCTCGGTGACGCCAAGCCGATCAGCGGCGCCGCTCCACAGGCCATCGTCATCGCCCCGACCCGCGAGCTCGCGGTCCAGGTCTCCGGCGACCTCGCCGCCGCCGGCAAGACGCTGGGCGCCCGTGTCCTGTCGATCTACGGCGGGCGCGCCTACGAACCGCAGATCGATGCACTGCGCAAGGGCGTCGACGTGGTGGTGGGAACCCCCGGACGTCTCCTCGATCTCATCAAGCAGGGCCATCTGGTGCTGAGTTCCATCCAGACACTCGTGCTGGACGAGGCCGACGAGATGCTCGATCTCGGCTTCCTGCCCGACATCGAGAAGATCATGGCCACCATTCCGGCCCGCCGCCAGACCCTGCTCTTCTCCGCGACGATGCCCGGACCGATCGTGGCCCTGGCCCGCCAGTTCCTCCAGCAGCCGATCCAGATTCGGGCCGAGGAGGGGAATGGGACGCCGCAGACCGAGCACATCGATCAGTTCGCCTACCGGGCCCACTCGATGGACAAGATCGAGCTCCTCTCCCGCATCCTGCAGGCCCGCGGGCGGGGGCTGACGATGATCTTCACCCGGACCAAGCGCACCGCGGCCAAGGTGGCCGAGGGGCTGATCGAGCGCGGCTTCGCAGCCGCCGCCGTCCACGGTGACCTCGGTCAGGGCGCCCGCGAGCAGGCCCTGCGCGCGTTCCGCTCCGGCAAGGTCGACGTTCTCGTCGCCACCGACGTCGCCGCCCGCGGCCTCGACGTTGATGACGTCACACACGTCATCAACTATCAGGCGCCGGAAGACGAGATGACCTACGTGCACCGGATCGGACGCACCGCCCGCGCCGGCAAGTCCGGCACCGCGGTGACGCTCGTCGACTGGGACGACGTCCCGCGCTGGAAACTGATCTGCGACAAGCTCGCCCTCCCGTTCCACGAGCCGGTCGAGACGTACTCGACCTCCGAGCATCTCTTCATTGAGCTCGACATCCCGCGCGAGGTCCGTGGCACCCTGCCCCGCGCCGAGCGCACTCGGGCCGGTCTCGGTGCTGAAGAGGTCGAGGACCTGGGCGGACGGGAACCACGCGCGCCGAAGGGTGGCGACGGCGGACGCCGCGGTGGACCGGCTCGACGCACACGCAATCAGCGCTCTGGGGGCGAAGGCGTCCGCGGGCGCAGTGAAGCGAGCGCCGGGACCGATGCCGGTTCGGCGCCGACAGAGGGCCGCTCCGCGCGCGGTGAGGGCGGTTCGCCCCGCCCGGCCCGGCAGCGCAACCGCCGGCGTACCCGGGCCGGATCGCCGGACGCGCTTCGCGGCACGGCGGAGTCGACGCCGAGCGAGCAGCCGAAGAGCTGA
- a CDS encoding PQQ-like domain-containing protein codes for MSPAEPATEDATSSADEFVAEFNAATKRARRRYIAVVTLVTAAAVAIFVTIVARGEISHVTSHTASAAPATVTAAPRSQPLTVAWRTDDTTAVGQPFFGGTVVTYSKHTVSGRDARTGSPRWTFTRSDRVLCSVIQESGKTQALYSAKGDCDELTTLDTGTGQRIQERTLDDDGNLVVGTPVVIPDSDALTLATSTLVRTIRMSDGLNGWTYVAPAQCQNLRVVRGSAGVLISQHCTDGDYLLLRDLTAPDKSGENTTDPVKWRIRTAAVVPAAADSFVAVLNPATRQLIRYQPSNGSVVAGETALTPAPSPLRPVLQTPSADGELLWFGETVYALNDHGTRQLWSRGATTLPTFSGPGTATGSDDLTTLAMPTSTGIAILDPTSGAVRESIPLNAPPANSRIITLGSGFLVAASSTTVYK; via the coding sequence ATGAGCCCGGCCGAACCTGCAACCGAGGACGCGACAAGCAGCGCGGACGAGTTCGTCGCCGAGTTCAACGCCGCGACCAAGCGGGCCCGTCGCCGATACATCGCCGTGGTCACCCTGGTCACCGCGGCCGCCGTGGCCATCTTCGTCACCATCGTGGCCCGCGGCGAGATCAGCCATGTCACTAGCCACACCGCCTCTGCTGCACCGGCCACCGTCACCGCCGCCCCCCGCAGCCAGCCACTCACCGTCGCCTGGCGCACCGACGACACCACCGCCGTCGGCCAGCCGTTCTTCGGCGGCACCGTGGTCACGTACTCCAAGCACACCGTCAGCGGACGCGACGCACGCACCGGATCACCACGATGGACCTTCACGCGCTCAGACCGGGTGCTCTGCTCGGTGATCCAGGAGTCCGGCAAGACGCAGGCGCTGTATTCGGCGAAGGGCGACTGCGACGAGCTGACCACCCTCGACACCGGAACCGGCCAGCGCATTCAGGAGCGCACCCTGGATGACGACGGCAACCTGGTCGTCGGTACGCCGGTCGTCATCCCGGACAGCGACGCCCTCACCCTGGCCACCTCAACCCTGGTCCGGACGATCCGGATGAGCGACGGGCTGAACGGGTGGACCTACGTCGCGCCCGCGCAGTGCCAGAACCTGCGCGTCGTGCGGGGTAGCGCCGGTGTGTTGATCAGCCAGCACTGCACCGACGGGGACTACCTGCTGCTGCGGGACCTGACCGCCCCCGACAAGTCGGGTGAGAACACCACCGATCCGGTGAAGTGGCGCATCCGTACCGCGGCGGTGGTGCCGGCGGCCGCCGATTCCTTCGTCGCCGTGCTGAACCCGGCCACCCGGCAACTCATCCGCTATCAGCCCTCGAACGGCTCGGTGGTGGCGGGCGAGACAGCGCTCACCCCGGCCCCCTCCCCGCTCCGCCCGGTCCTGCAGACGCCGTCGGCCGACGGCGAGCTCCTATGGTTCGGTGAGACCGTCTACGCACTCAACGATCACGGGACCAGGCAGCTCTGGTCCCGTGGCGCCACCACACTCCCCACCTTCAGTGGTCCGGGCACCGCCACCGGCTCCGACGACCTCACCACCCTGGCCATGCCGACCTCGACCGGCATCGCGATCCTGGACCCCACCAGCGGCGCGGTGCGCGAGTCGATACCGCTCAATGCTCCGCCGGCCAACAGCCGGATCATCACGCTGGGATCCGGATTCCTCGTCGCCGCCTCGTCGACTACGGTCTACAAATGA
- a CDS encoding Pimeloyl-ACP methyl ester carboxylesterase codes for MMQRRPAPTVELAEPRQLADVDVPLVSIDTRRGSYAALQIGDRSAPHVLLVPGFTGSKEDFAPILRPIADQGYFVTALDQRGQYQTPGARLSADGVPSEEETDYSTSALGEDLLAVVEALGSPIHLIGHSFGGLVSRAAVIARPGAFASFVLMDSGPSGVDESQRERLDLLRPVLLEYGIEAVYQGMEMLAAGEEGYSPPPPELAEFLHTRFVESSPTMLLGMGDALLSEPDRVDELKATGLPIAVLHGRDEDVWLPPVQQEMAQRLGVERIVIVDAAHSPAADNPQPTIDALVGFWRRGASPAAEGAS; via the coding sequence ATGATGCAACGACGCCCCGCACCGACGGTCGAACTGGCCGAGCCGCGCCAGCTGGCTGACGTCGATGTGCCGCTGGTCAGCATCGACACCCGACGTGGCAGCTACGCCGCGTTGCAGATCGGTGATCGCTCCGCGCCCCACGTGCTGCTGGTGCCTGGGTTCACCGGGTCCAAGGAGGACTTCGCCCCGATCCTGCGCCCGATCGCCGACCAGGGCTACTTCGTCACGGCCCTCGACCAGCGTGGCCAGTACCAGACTCCCGGTGCCCGCTTGAGCGCAGACGGGGTCCCCAGCGAGGAGGAGACCGACTACAGCACCTCGGCCCTCGGCGAGGATCTTCTCGCCGTCGTCGAGGCGCTCGGTTCACCGATCCACCTCATCGGTCACTCCTTCGGTGGGTTGGTGTCGCGGGCCGCCGTCATCGCCCGTCCGGGGGCCTTCGCATCCTTCGTCCTGATGGACTCCGGCCCGTCCGGGGTCGACGAGAGTCAGCGGGAGCGCCTCGACCTACTCCGGCCGGTGCTCCTCGAGTACGGCATCGAAGCGGTGTACCAAGGCATGGAGATGCTGGCGGCCGGCGAGGAGGGGTACTCGCCCCCGCCGCCGGAGTTGGCGGAGTTCCTGCATACGCGCTTCGTTGAGAGCAGCCCGACCATGCTTCTCGGAATGGGTGACGCGCTCCTGTCCGAGCCCGACCGGGTCGATGAGCTCAAGGCCACCGGGCTGCCGATCGCCGTGCTGCACGGGCGGGACGAGGACGTCTGGCTGCCACCGGTGCAGCAGGAGATGGCGCAGCGCCTCGGCGTCGAGCGGATAGTCATCGTGGATGCCGCCCACTCCCCAGCCGCCGACAACCCGCAGCCGACGATCGACGCGCTCGTCGGTTTCTGGCGAAGGGGTGCGTCGCCGGCCGCAGAAGGTGCATCCTGA
- a CDS encoding Uncharacterized conserved protein, DUF2236 family — protein MSLPEPGQNRDLGYFGPQSVTWRLHSDPLALIGGLRALLLQALHPQAMALLDAQSTFRDAPWRRLQRTGLYVATVAFAPQAEVDRMAARVRAIHQKLGVVEVDQLIWVHACEVDSFLVSARRSGLRLTPQEADQYLSEQQIAAELVGIPPGAVPASRRDLKEYFAAMRPRLDATDAARAAAKVILFPPMPVPARFVLPARLGWTAVSSLAVGMLPGWAKRMYRLPPLPAGDTVNALALRSLRVATAPVPAQYRRSPLYRDALRRAEASEPAA, from the coding sequence GTGAGTCTTCCCGAGCCCGGCCAGAACCGCGATCTCGGCTACTTCGGCCCACAGAGCGTCACCTGGCGGCTGCACTCCGACCCGCTGGCCCTGATCGGCGGGCTGCGGGCGTTGCTGCTGCAGGCGTTGCATCCGCAGGCGATGGCCCTGCTGGACGCTCAGTCCACCTTCCGGGACGCTCCCTGGCGACGGCTGCAGCGCACCGGCCTCTACGTGGCCACGGTCGCCTTCGCGCCGCAGGCCGAGGTCGACCGGATGGCGGCCCGGGTTCGGGCGATCCACCAGAAGCTCGGTGTCGTCGAGGTCGACCAGCTGATCTGGGTCCATGCCTGCGAGGTCGATTCGTTCCTGGTCAGCGCGCGGCGCTCCGGGCTGCGGCTCACCCCACAGGAGGCCGACCAGTACCTGAGCGAACAGCAGATCGCAGCTGAACTGGTGGGGATCCCGCCCGGCGCCGTCCCCGCGTCCCGGCGCGACCTCAAGGAGTACTTCGCCGCGATGCGACCGCGATTGGATGCCACCGATGCGGCGCGCGCCGCGGCCAAGGTGATCCTTTTTCCGCCCATGCCGGTCCCGGCCCGGTTCGTGCTCCCGGCTCGGCTGGGGTGGACCGCGGTGAGTTCACTGGCCGTCGGCATGCTGCCGGGCTGGGCCAAGCGCATGTATCGGCTGCCTCCGCTGCCGGCCGGCGACACTGTCAATGCCCTAGCGCTGCGAAGTCTGCGGGTGGCCACAGCGCCGGTGCCGGCCCAGTATCGCCGCAGCCCGCTCTACCGCGATGCGCTGCGGCGGGCCGAAGCCAGCGAGCCTGCCGCCTGA
- a CDS encoding PD-(D/E)XK nuclease superfamily protein, with translation MSQAGQHVGEQLQLGSMPTRLFSCTPSRLTTFDCPRRYRMTYLDRPTPPRGAPWAHNTMGAVVHLALHRWWQLARAKRNPENGGWLVERHWQHDGFRDLEQSLTWRSRAKEWVEQYLRGVDADDEPVGVERTVATRTERLAVSGRVDRIDRREGELVIVDYKTGRHIPSEDDARGSLALALYALGARRTLREGCRRVELHHLPSGSVAAFEHTDESLQRHIARAEASAEDIVATTDTLAGLLSESPARTRAGENPRPPGMTAAETAVADDLFPAVPGNQCSWCDFRRNCPPGEASSRALDSWSGLAEAAG, from the coding sequence ATGTCACAGGCCGGTCAGCACGTTGGCGAGCAGCTCCAACTCGGCTCGATGCCGACCCGGCTCTTCTCCTGCACGCCGTCGCGGTTGACCACCTTCGACTGCCCGCGGCGCTACCGGATGACCTACCTCGATCGCCCGACACCGCCGCGAGGTGCCCCGTGGGCGCACAACACGATGGGGGCGGTCGTCCACCTGGCACTGCATCGCTGGTGGCAGTTGGCGCGCGCCAAACGCAACCCGGAGAACGGCGGCTGGCTGGTGGAGCGTCACTGGCAGCACGACGGATTCCGCGACCTGGAGCAGTCGCTGACCTGGCGGTCGCGGGCCAAGGAGTGGGTCGAGCAGTACCTGCGCGGCGTCGACGCCGACGACGAGCCGGTCGGGGTTGAGCGGACGGTCGCGACCCGCACCGAGCGCCTCGCCGTCTCCGGACGGGTCGACCGGATCGACCGGCGTGAGGGCGAACTCGTGATCGTCGACTACAAGACCGGCCGGCACATCCCGTCCGAGGATGACGCCCGCGGGTCGCTCGCCCTTGCCCTCTATGCCCTCGGGGCCCGGCGCACGCTGCGTGAGGGGTGTCGACGGGTGGAGCTGCATCACCTGCCGAGCGGTTCGGTCGCAGCCTTCGAGCACACCGACGAATCGCTGCAGCGGCACATCGCGCGAGCCGAGGCCAGCGCCGAGGACATCGTCGCGACCACCGACACGCTTGCCGGGCTGCTCAGTGAATCACCGGCCCGCACCCGAGCCGGTGAGAACCCGCGCCCGCCCGGGATGACGGCCGCCGAGACAGCGGTGGCCGATGACCTGTTCCCGGCCGTGCCCGGCAATCAATGCAGCTGGTGCGACTTCCGGCGCAACTGCCCGCCGGGGGAGGCCTCCTCGCGAGCGCTGGACTCCTGGTCCGGGCTGGCCGAGGCGGCGGGGTAA
- a CDS encoding PH domain-containing protein, with the protein MADVVERYLLPTEGVVFEVRRHWASLAESGLWYLAFLIGGFLALGFFQDVEILRLMAASFLILSTGWFAWIVLDWHIERLVVTKKRVILISGIATRKVAIMPLTKVTDLTYQQSVLGRLLDYGTFIIESAGQDQALSRIDYISGPDKHYQQISNQLFGTAATTDPEDAPPPTSPSPATPADVPDAPRELLLDVGPSTPGFDEDYFDTRGGYDDPTRHDTSPLPRIDVTSTQRSNPGEPPR; encoded by the coding sequence ATGGCCGATGTCGTCGAGCGCTACCTGCTGCCGACCGAGGGCGTCGTCTTCGAGGTCCGTCGGCACTGGGCCTCGCTGGCCGAGTCTGGCCTCTGGTACTTGGCATTTCTGATCGGTGGATTCCTCGCTCTGGGCTTCTTCCAGGACGTAGAGATTCTGCGGCTCATGGCGGCCAGCTTCCTGATCCTCAGCACCGGATGGTTCGCCTGGATCGTCCTGGACTGGCATATCGAGCGCCTCGTCGTCACCAAGAAGCGGGTCATCCTGATCTCCGGCATCGCCACTCGCAAGGTTGCCATCATGCCGCTGACGAAGGTCACCGACCTGACGTATCAGCAGAGCGTGCTGGGGCGTCTGCTCGACTACGGCACCTTCATCATCGAGTCGGCCGGGCAGGATCAGGCGCTGAGCCGCATCGACTACATCAGCGGCCCGGATAAGCACTATCAGCAGATCTCGAACCAGCTCTTCGGCACGGCCGCCACCACCGACCCGGAAGACGCCCCGCCGCCGACATCGCCATCCCCCGCCACCCCCGCCGACGTCCCGGACGCGCCTCGTGAGCTGCTCCTGGACGTGGGGCCGAGTACTCCCGGGTTCGACGAGGACTACTTCGACACGCGGGGCGGATACGACGACCCCACACGGCACGACACGTCACCGCTGCCGCGCATCGACGTAACGTCGACGCAGCGATCGAACCCCGGCGAGCCGCCACGATGA
- a CDS encoding acetyl-CoA carboxylase carboxyl transferase subunit beta (manually curated): MSTTRIRAAGGVLLDGRRRLLVIERAREPWAGTWSIPGGKCDHDETSDATCRREVAEETGLAVTILRRLGTVEDRIDDGSVVYEIDDYLCDVVGGSLRAADDAAQARWVTRAELEQLPLVPGLLTALTRWGVLPD; this comes from the coding sequence GTGAGCACGACTCGTATCCGCGCCGCCGGGGGCGTTCTCCTGGACGGTCGACGCCGGCTTCTGGTGATCGAGCGCGCCCGCGAACCGTGGGCCGGCACCTGGTCGATCCCGGGCGGAAAGTGCGATCACGACGAGACGAGCGACGCGACCTGCCGGCGTGAGGTGGCCGAGGAGACGGGACTCGCGGTGACGATCCTGCGACGCCTCGGCACGGTCGAGGACCGGATCGATGACGGCAGCGTCGTCTACGAGATCGATGACTATCTCTGCGATGTCGTCGGCGGCTCACTGCGAGCCGCCGACGACGCCGCTCAGGCCCGCTGGGTCACCCGGGCCGAACTCGAGCAGCTACCGCTGGTGCCCGGCCTGCTGACGGCGCTCACCCGGTGGGGCGTGCTCCCCGACTAG
- a CDS encoding L-erythro-3-methylmalyl-CoA dehydratase: MQFGRYYEEFEVGAVYKHWPGKTVTEYDDHLFCLITMNHHPLHLDINYAEKTTDFGKNVVVGNYVYSLLLGLSVPDVSGKAIANLEVESLRHVAPTFHGDTIYGETKVLEKTPSKSKTDRGVVYVETIGYKQDGTIVCIFRRKVMVPTKEYIDARGGEQPGRPTPIPR, translated from the coding sequence GTGCAGTTTGGTCGGTACTACGAAGAGTTCGAGGTCGGCGCGGTCTACAAGCACTGGCCCGGTAAGACGGTCACCGAGTACGACGACCACCTGTTCTGCCTCATCACGATGAACCACCACCCGCTGCACCTGGACATCAACTACGCCGAGAAGACGACGGACTTCGGCAAGAACGTGGTCGTGGGCAACTACGTCTACTCGCTCCTGCTGGGTCTCAGCGTTCCGGACGTCAGCGGCAAGGCGATCGCCAACCTCGAGGTCGAGTCGCTGCGCCACGTCGCCCCCACCTTCCACGGCGACACGATCTACGGCGAGACGAAGGTGCTGGAGAAGACTCCGTCGAAGTCGAAGACTGACCGGGGCGTCGTCTACGTCGAGACGATCGGCTACAAGCAGGACGGCACAATCGTCTGTATTTTCCGGCGCAAAGTCATGGTCCCGACCAAGGAGTACATCGACGCCCGCGGTGGCGAGCAGCCCGGCCGTCCCACGCCGATCCCGCGCTAG
- a CDS encoding magnesium transporter → MWRVTNRARRHIPRPSSFRPAALRPTQRQVAGPWIPDVERSTAIVDCAVYVDGVRQEPGHDERGRPDWRAAHDQVVSTGTGFVWIGLHEPSNAQLAGLAEHFNLHPLAVEDAVSAHQRPKLESYDDEMLFAVVKTVHYDETAVSETDPSTAVEVVDTGEVMVFLGSDYVITVRHGEHGGLHALRKRLEQQQALLAEGPSSVLHGILDHVVDDYLAVAEALQRDIDEMEVAVFGGAARSVDTNRMYILKREVLALQRSAAPLTAPLRSLGGTEMPLVAEEFREYFRDVNDHLGQVIDQVTAFDDLLNTLVSAHLAQVSVVQNEDMRKISAWVAIAAVPTMVAGIYGMNFTHMPELRWRFGYPMVVGIVVCVCLWLHRSFKRAGWL, encoded by the coding sequence ATGTGGCGCGTGACTAATCGTGCTCGACGTCATATCCCCCGCCCGAGCTCCTTCCGCCCGGCGGCGCTGCGCCCGACCCAACGCCAAGTCGCCGGCCCTTGGATTCCCGACGTCGAGCGCAGCACCGCCATTGTCGACTGCGCCGTCTATGTCGACGGTGTTCGCCAGGAGCCTGGTCACGACGAGCGGGGACGCCCCGACTGGCGTGCGGCCCACGACCAGGTCGTCTCCACCGGAACGGGATTCGTCTGGATCGGCCTGCACGAGCCCAGCAACGCTCAGTTGGCCGGGTTGGCCGAGCACTTCAACCTGCACCCGCTCGCCGTCGAGGACGCGGTTTCGGCCCATCAGCGGCCGAAGTTGGAGAGCTACGACGACGAGATGCTCTTTGCCGTCGTGAAGACCGTGCACTACGACGAGACCGCGGTCTCTGAGACCGACCCTTCGACAGCGGTTGAGGTGGTGGACACCGGCGAGGTGATGGTCTTCCTCGGCAGCGACTACGTGATCACGGTGCGACACGGAGAGCACGGTGGACTCCACGCCCTGCGCAAGCGTCTGGAGCAGCAGCAGGCCCTGCTGGCCGAGGGCCCGTCATCCGTGCTGCACGGCATTCTTGACCATGTGGTGGACGACTATCTGGCCGTCGCCGAGGCACTGCAGCGTGACATCGACGAGATGGAGGTGGCGGTCTTCGGCGGCGCCGCCCGCTCGGTCGACACCAACCGGATGTACATCCTGAAGCGTGAGGTTCTCGCACTGCAGCGCTCCGCCGCTCCGCTCACCGCCCCACTGCGCTCACTCGGCGGTACCGAGATGCCGCTGGTCGCCGAGGAGTTCCGGGAGTACTTCCGCGACGTCAACGATCATCTGGGGCAGGTGATCGACCAGGTGACGGCCTTCGACGACCTGCTGAATACCCTCGTGTCGGCGCACCTGGCTCAGGTGTCGGTGGTCCAGAACGAGGACATGCGCAAGATCTCGGCCTGGGTCGCCATCGCGGCCGTGCCGACCATGGTGGCCGGAATCTACGGCATGAACTTCACCCACATGCCGGAGCTGCGTTGGCGGTTCGGGTATCCGATGGTCGTTGGAATCGTCGTCTGCGTCTGCCTCTGGCTGCATCGTTCCTTCAAACGGGCCGGCTGGCTGTAG
- a CDS encoding Suppressor of fused protein (SUFU), which produces MSPDEILTLVEQSYRAYFEAEPARASVSFLGVEPMDVLRFEGLAEVVNYVSLGMARRPMTGGDELVVAEDGPRAELVMQCRGDGGDLWRQLAVLASAPVVEGLVYSAGSRIDLETPLASGSRCTGAIVVAAELARLDFDGGAVEFLRLLPATANELAWARVHGSDALTERWNLQGVDLLDLGRPGAKLD; this is translated from the coding sequence GTGTCGCCTGATGAGATCCTGACCCTGGTCGAGCAGTCCTACCGTGCGTATTTCGAGGCGGAGCCGGCCCGGGCCTCGGTCTCGTTCCTCGGCGTCGAGCCGATGGATGTGCTCCGCTTCGAAGGTCTGGCCGAGGTCGTCAACTATGTGAGCCTGGGGATGGCGAGGCGCCCGATGACCGGTGGCGATGAGTTGGTGGTAGCCGAGGACGGTCCACGGGCCGAACTCGTGATGCAGTGCCGAGGCGACGGCGGAGACCTCTGGCGCCAGCTCGCGGTCCTCGCGTCGGCGCCGGTCGTCGAGGGACTGGTCTACTCGGCCGGCTCGCGGATCGACCTGGAGACCCCCTTGGCCAGCGGATCGCGCTGCACCGGTGCCATCGTGGTGGCGGCAGAATTGGCGCGCCTGGACTTCGATGGCGGTGCGGTCGAGTTCCTCCGCCTGCTGCCCGCGACGGCCAACGAGCTGGCTTGGGCTCGCGTGCACGGCAGCGATGCGCTCACTGAGCGCTGGAACCTGCAGGGCGTGGATCTACTCGACCTCGGCCGGCCGGGCGCGAAGCTGGACTGA
- a CDS encoding WXG100 family type VII secretion target produces MPLKVTPEQLQTLSGTTSRTSAEIRLSQQSLKGQLAPVVGSEWSGAAATQFAALYEQFDVHAAGLCDALDGIGRLLGQAGASYAEVEQRIAASFR; encoded by the coding sequence ATGCCATTGAAAGTCACGCCAGAACAGTTGCAGACACTGAGCGGCACCACCTCCAGAACGTCTGCTGAGATCCGCCTCTCCCAGCAGAGCCTGAAGGGACAACTCGCGCCGGTCGTCGGCTCAGAGTGGTCGGGGGCGGCGGCAACGCAGTTCGCCGCACTCTACGAACAGTTCGATGTCCACGCCGCCGGCCTCTGCGACGCACTCGACGGAATCGGCCGGTTGCTGGGGCAGGCCGGCGCGAGTTATGCCGAGGTGGAGCAGCGGATCGCGGCGTCCTTCCGCTGA
- a CDS encoding NTE family protein: MSDPRPVGENGTNGTAKAARTARATAKSGRSSRLHAVGSQAPRPSRAIVLGSGGVLGFAWMLGALSALEVEAGLRAHEVDIIVGTSAGSVGAALLSCGITVDQIRRHHQGVALPTDPPIAFDHDAATGRALPRRPGRLPGSPQLLLNAVRHPGKVRPIVTLSGVLPAGRGTLAPVTQMVAAVAADRGFDSAWPNSPRPWIVATDYRTGQRVLFGHDDLGPFGDPLVSLSDAVTASCSIPAWYPPVRLGDHSFIDGGAISNASLDVLIDTDVDEVYVLAPMASVTADRRRSPVGRIERAVRRSVTRGVLSDVELLRASGKRVALVTPEPADLEVIGLNLMNPRRRSEVLEMAKRTASIQLRRQLASRSWSSPGDLGRRSAGA, from the coding sequence ATGAGCGACCCCCGTCCGGTGGGTGAGAACGGAACCAACGGCACAGCAAAAGCGGCACGGACGGCGCGGGCGACGGCGAAGTCGGGCCGGTCGTCTCGGCTGCACGCGGTTGGTTCACAGGCTCCACGCCCGTCCCGGGCAATCGTCCTGGGTAGCGGCGGGGTACTCGGTTTCGCTTGGATGCTCGGCGCCCTCAGCGCGTTGGAGGTCGAGGCCGGGCTCCGTGCGCACGAGGTAGACATCATTGTCGGCACCTCGGCCGGCTCCGTCGGGGCCGCCCTGCTCTCCTGTGGCATCACCGTCGATCAGATCCGCCGTCATCATCAAGGCGTAGCGCTCCCGACTGACCCACCCATCGCCTTTGACCACGACGCCGCCACTGGCCGGGCGCTCCCGCGCCGCCCCGGCCGCCTCCCGGGATCGCCACAGCTGCTGCTGAACGCCGTGCGTCACCCCGGCAAGGTGCGGCCGATCGTCACCCTGTCGGGTGTGCTGCCGGCTGGCCGCGGCACGCTGGCCCCGGTGACGCAGATGGTCGCCGCCGTGGCCGCGGACAGGGGATTCGACTCCGCCTGGCCGAACTCGCCCCGTCCGTGGATCGTGGCCACCGACTATCGAACTGGTCAGCGGGTGCTCTTCGGGCACGACGACCTCGGGCCCTTCGGTGATCCGCTGGTCAGCCTGAGCGACGCCGTGACCGCATCCTGCTCGATTCCGGCCTGGTACCCGCCGGTACGTCTCGGCGACCACAGCTTCATCGACGGGGGTGCGATCTCGAACGCCTCCCTCGACGTGCTCATCGACACCGATGTCGACGAGGTCTATGTGCTGGCCCCGATGGCCTCGGTCACCGCCGACCGCCGCCGCTCACCGGTCGGGCGGATCGAGCGCGCAGTGCGCCGATCGGTCACTCGGGGAGTGCTGAGCGACGTGGAGCTGCTACGCGCCAGCGGCAAGCGGGTTGCCCTCGTTACGCCGGAGCCGGCCGACCTGGAGGTCATCGGACTGAACCTGATGAATCCACGCCGGCGGTCCGAGGTTCTGGAGATGGCCAAACGGACGGCGTCTATTCAGCTGCGCCGGCAACTCGCCTCCCGTAGCTGGAGCAGCCCAGGAGATCTCGGCCGGCGGAGCGCAGGAGCATGA